A window of Pseudocalidococcus azoricus BACA0444 contains these coding sequences:
- a CDS encoding tocopherol cyclase family protein, translating into MNSIPHGGYHWDGFHQPFFEGWYYRITLPDPASFAFMYSIQQPGGGATQVYGPGESYFCRSFPHVTTFWAWSDAWGLGHTDTVNFRTLLNPSQFFRQVNQGYQATDRLNQGQLKHPNGEVIARWHYEIKPIQTWGHQQATAGWLSYLPLYDPGWQVLLAHGLASGWIQWQGKTYEFDQAPAYAEKNWGQSFPTQWFWIQANAFGNHPDLSLTAAGGVRQILAWEEPAGLIGIHFQNQFYEFAPWTEAQLAWEVTPWGSWSMTGISKTYRAEITAHCPHPPAKILVPTAQGMIPACWDTLQGFLILRLYDRDTLIFQATTKQAGLEVGGVPWPTTWSHFHSKAMTEGAALDH; encoded by the coding sequence ATGAACTCTATTCCCCACGGGGGCTATCACTGGGATGGTTTTCATCAGCCATTTTTTGAAGGTTGGTACTATCGAATTACCTTACCTGACCCGGCCAGTTTTGCCTTTATGTACTCCATTCAACAGCCGGGGGGTGGGGCTACTCAGGTCTATGGGCCAGGGGAGTCCTACTTTTGTCGCTCTTTTCCGCATGTCACTACTTTTTGGGCCTGGTCTGACGCTTGGGGCCTGGGGCATACTGATACAGTTAACTTCCGAACATTGCTTAATCCCAGCCAGTTTTTTCGACAGGTTAACCAAGGTTACCAGGCCACAGACAGGCTTAACCAAGGACAACTCAAACACCCCAATGGTGAAGTTATAGCCCGCTGGCACTATGAAATTAAGCCGATTCAAACTTGGGGGCATCAGCAAGCTACGGCCGGCTGGTTATCCTACTTACCTCTTTATGATCCCGGATGGCAGGTGCTTCTAGCTCACGGGCTGGCTTCTGGCTGGATTCAATGGCAGGGAAAAACCTACGAATTTGACCAGGCCCCGGCCTATGCAGAAAAAAATTGGGGGCAGAGTTTTCCAACCCAGTGGTTTTGGATCCAGGCCAATGCCTTTGGGAACCATCCTGATTTATCCCTAACAGCGGCAGGAGGAGTCCGGCAAATCTTGGCCTGGGAAGAACCGGCTGGACTGATTGGGATTCATTTTCAAAACCAGTTTTATGAGTTTGCCCCTTGGACGGAAGCTCAACTGGCTTGGGAGGTTACACCGTGGGGGTCCTGGTCAATGACTGGGATCAGCAAAACCTATCGAGCCGAAATTACTGCCCATTGCCCTCATCCCCCCGCCAAGATTTTAGTCCCAACGGCGCAAGGAATGATCCCGGCCTGCTGGGATACCCTACAAGGGTTTTTAATCCTCCGGCTGTATGACCGAGACACCTTAATCTTTCAGGCCACCACAAAGCAAGCTGGCCTGGAGGTGGGGGGAGTGCCCTGGCCCACAACTTGGTCACATTTTCATTCAAAGGCTATGACTGAAGGAGCCGCTCTCGATCACTAA
- a CDS encoding WcaI family glycosyltransferase, whose product MKILIYGLNYAPEITGVGKYTSEMAEWFAQAGHHVKVVTAPPYYPKWRIFPPYKNRWTQEIIAGIRIYRSPLWVPAQPSALKRLIHLMSFAVSSFPLMAWQAFRFRPHIVCLLAPTIFCLPGAWVATRLTRGKLWLHIQDFELDAAQGLGLLASGGVLTKLTAWMERKLLQGADLITTISGQMYQRLVHKKVAGPNTWIFPNWVDTTLIYPLDAPSPLRQAWGIPEDTFVALYSGSLGEKQGLEIILEAAKLLIEQSKIQFIICGEGFPKQRLMQLAGEEGLDNILFQDLQPLEALNDLLNIANVHLLPQRADVADTVLPSKLKGMFASGRPVIATAHPGTQLETYVSNGGLVIAPENPTLLAQTLEQLFHHPEYCQELGQKARQFALQAWHQQTVLKDLETKLIKFSLPNHNLGNSTELVSAPPSPPSNHRPCVKQGDVNQ is encoded by the coding sequence GTGAAAATCCTGATCTATGGGCTGAATTACGCGCCTGAAATCACCGGTGTTGGGAAATATACCAGTGAAATGGCAGAGTGGTTTGCCCAGGCCGGCCATCACGTAAAGGTCGTTACGGCTCCCCCCTACTACCCAAAATGGCGCATCTTTCCCCCTTATAAAAATCGTTGGACTCAAGAAATTATTGCTGGTATCCGTATTTACCGAAGTCCGCTCTGGGTTCCGGCCCAACCATCAGCCCTGAAACGCTTAATCCACCTGATGTCTTTTGCCGTGAGTAGTTTTCCGCTCATGGCCTGGCAGGCATTTAGGTTTCGCCCCCATATTGTTTGCTTGCTGGCACCGACTATTTTTTGTTTACCTGGGGCCTGGGTCGCGACTCGTTTGACGCGTGGTAAGCTCTGGCTTCATATTCAAGATTTTGAACTAGACGCGGCTCAAGGGTTGGGATTGTTGGCATCGGGGGGAGTCTTGACAAAACTCACGGCCTGGATGGAACGGAAGCTCTTGCAAGGAGCCGATTTAATCACTACTATTTCTGGACAAATGTATCAACGCCTAGTCCATAAAAAAGTAGCTGGCCCCAACACCTGGATTTTTCCAAATTGGGTCGATACCACTCTGATTTATCCTTTAGATGCTCCAAGTCCACTCCGCCAGGCCTGGGGGATTCCTGAAGATACTTTTGTAGCTCTTTATTCGGGGAGTCTTGGAGAAAAGCAAGGCCTGGAAATCATCTTAGAAGCAGCTAAACTTCTAATTGAGCAATCAAAAATTCAATTTATCATCTGTGGTGAAGGCTTTCCAAAGCAACGGCTGATGCAGCTAGCGGGGGAAGAGGGCTTAGACAATATTTTATTCCAAGATCTACAACCCCTGGAAGCACTGAATGACCTGCTGAATATTGCTAATGTTCATTTGCTCCCCCAGCGGGCCGATGTGGCAGATACCGTCTTACCCTCTAAACTGAAAGGAATGTTTGCCTCAGGGCGGCCCGTCATTGCCACTGCTCATCCGGGAACTCAGTTAGAAACCTATGTCAGCAATGGAGGACTAGTGATTGCACCGGAAAATCCAACCCTGTTAGCCCAGACCCTCGAGCAGCTATTTCATCATCCTGAATATTGTCAAGAACTGGGTCAAAAAGCCCGTCAATTTGCCCTCCAGGCCTGGCATCAACAAACGGTTCTTAAAGACTTAGAAACTAAATTAATTAAGTTTTCATTACCGAATCATAATCTTGGAAATAGTACTGAATTGGTCTCTGCCCCACCAAGCCCTCCATCAAATCATAGACCTTGTGTGAAACAGGGTGATGTCAATCAGTAA
- a CDS encoding efflux RND transporter permease subunit — protein sequence MSQLPPLPPRFSFSGLAIRRHIGTLMLTLTVIVLGVFFLLRLQVDLLPSITYPRIGLRLDAPGITPNVAVEEITKPLEEALARTDGIVQIYSQTREGQVSVDLFFQPGGSIDQALNDATATFNRSRNQLPDSIEEPRIFKFDPSQLPVYEVALTSDSLSGRELRVFADEDLNRELSIVPGVAGVDVAGGATEEVRVLVDLDRLQAVGLGLNQLLADLSSRNQDVAGGRIRGPQAEALTRTVGKFTSATAVEDFPLSLTNNRQVYLHDVATVIDGSAEQRVFVSLNGQPAVKLSVLKQPEANTISVVEGVKKRFAELQANGLISADITIVPVLDESIFIRNSLNNVITAGITGTALAAFAVLLFLGSIRETLIIVLAIPLSTLVAMLLMGVFNFSLNVFSLGGLALGVGIVVDNAIVMLETLSHTPASQNLSQEQFIEEAKRRSQDIESALVASTLTNLVAILPFLLLGGLIALLFNELILTITFAVGASLIIALTVVPALASRLLAIPYRSGLGQTWLFRTFNQKFLGVTQQYQRLLQFVLAWRFVVVVVAVVVLGGSSWVLAGQIPQELLPRISTGQVNLIAIFPPGTPVTFNRRVMAEVDRVLLAQPGTQAVFTTSGGSLFASNTTANSQRSSATIVLQPGVNLPAYITQANAAIAQLNLAGVRVRLSPGQVRGIILTNSPLRSDLDVVLRSNNEKALAQAGRQVLTALDENAKLAQFRPDGDPRQPEVQILPDWQRATELGLSAQAIGATIQTAVEGFVPTEMQRGDRLVDIRVQLDQDDINQPDQLAQIPLFVPNNRPIRLGDIAEIKTGLAPAEIRRINQQQVFMIAGTLAEKASLSAAIQEVREIIQGLELPTGVSVLPSAADQTNQQLQSALVILGSLAAFLVFVVMAVQYNSLLDPLVIMLTIPLALSGSIWGLAITGTAIGATVIVGGVLLVGIVVNNAIILVERANQIYAEENCSRRLAILKAAPERLRPILMTTITTVIGMFPLALGMGEGSEFLQPLGIVVFAGLAVATLLTLFIIPCFYVILHGLGQSKPEIAAVPGSDEIMPRSH from the coding sequence TTAGTTTCAGTGGCCTGGCCATCCGCCGCCATATTGGCACATTGATGCTGACCTTAACCGTGATTGTTTTGGGGGTGTTCTTTCTCTTGCGCCTTCAAGTTGATCTGTTACCCTCCATTACCTATCCCCGAATTGGCTTACGGTTGGATGCCCCTGGAATTACCCCAAACGTGGCTGTGGAAGAAATTACCAAACCCTTAGAGGAAGCCTTAGCCCGCACCGATGGCATCGTCCAAATTTACTCCCAAACTCGGGAAGGACAAGTCAGTGTAGATTTATTTTTCCAACCGGGGGGGAGCATTGACCAGGCCCTAAATGATGCCACTGCCACCTTCAATCGGTCTCGCAATCAGTTGCCGGATAGTATTGAAGAACCCCGGATTTTTAAGTTTGATCCCTCCCAGTTACCTGTTTATGAAGTCGCTTTAACCTCAGATAGTCTATCGGGCCGAGAGTTGCGGGTTTTTGCCGATGAAGATTTGAACCGGGAATTGAGTATTGTCCCAGGGGTGGCCGGGGTTGATGTTGCGGGTGGGGCGACGGAAGAAGTTCGCGTCTTGGTGGATTTGGATCGATTACAAGCGGTGGGCCTGGGCTTGAATCAACTGTTGGCAGATTTATCCTCACGCAATCAAGATGTCGCGGGGGGACGAATTCGGGGCCCGCAAGCGGAAGCCTTGACCCGCACTGTTGGAAAATTTACGAGTGCTACAGCCGTTGAAGATTTTCCCCTCTCCCTGACCAACAATCGCCAAGTCTATCTCCATGATGTGGCCACCGTCATTGATGGCAGTGCTGAGCAGCGAGTCTTTGTCAGTTTGAATGGGCAGCCCGCCGTTAAGCTTAGTGTCCTCAAGCAACCGGAAGCCAATACGATTTCTGTCGTGGAAGGGGTCAAAAAACGGTTTGCCGAACTCCAGGCCAATGGCTTAATTTCGGCGGATATTACGATTGTCCCCGTCCTGGATGAGTCTATTTTTATTCGCAATTCCTTAAATAATGTGATCACCGCTGGGATAACCGGAACAGCTTTGGCCGCCTTTGCCGTCTTACTTTTTCTCGGCTCAATTCGGGAAACCCTAATTATTGTCCTGGCAATTCCCCTCTCGACCCTAGTGGCGATGTTGTTGATGGGGGTGTTTAACTTTTCCCTGAACGTCTTTAGCTTGGGAGGCCTAGCCCTTGGGGTGGGGATTGTGGTGGATAATGCCATCGTCATGCTAGAAACTCTCTCCCATACCCCAGCCAGTCAAAACCTCAGCCAAGAGCAGTTTATTGAAGAAGCCAAACGCCGCAGCCAAGACATTGAATCAGCCCTCGTGGCCTCCACCTTGACGAATTTAGTCGCGATCCTCCCCTTTTTATTGTTGGGAGGCCTGATTGCCCTACTGTTTAACGAGTTGATTTTAACGATTACCTTTGCGGTTGGGGCCTCCCTGATCATTGCTCTGACCGTAGTTCCCGCTTTGGCCTCCCGCCTATTAGCAATTCCGTACCGCAGTGGCCTGGGGCAAACTTGGCTGTTTCGGACTTTTAACCAGAAATTCTTAGGTGTCACTCAGCAATATCAACGGCTTTTGCAGTTTGTCCTGGCCTGGCGATTTGTTGTGGTTGTGGTCGCTGTAGTGGTACTCGGGGGGAGCAGTTGGGTCTTGGCGGGGCAAATTCCCCAAGAACTTTTACCCCGGATTAGTACCGGACAAGTCAACTTAATTGCTATCTTTCCTCCAGGAACGCCCGTGACCTTTAATCGGCGAGTCATGGCAGAGGTAGATCGGGTCCTGTTGGCCCAACCGGGAACTCAAGCCGTTTTTACCACATCCGGCGGGTCCCTATTTGCCAGTAATACCACCGCCAATTCCCAACGCAGTTCCGCCACGATTGTGCTGCAACCCGGTGTTAATCTTCCTGCTTACATTACCCAGGCCAATGCGGCAATTGCCCAACTCAACTTAGCCGGAGTCCGGGTTCGCCTTAGCCCAGGTCAAGTGCGGGGGATTATCTTAACCAATTCGCCCTTGCGTTCCGATTTGGATGTGGTCTTACGCAGTAATAACGAAAAAGCCTTAGCCCAGGCCGGTCGGCAGGTTTTAACAGCCCTAGATGAGAACGCCAAGCTGGCCCAATTTCGTCCCGATGGCGACCCCCGTCAACCCGAAGTACAAATCCTCCCCGACTGGCAACGGGCCACAGAACTGGGTTTATCGGCCCAGGCCATTGGGGCCACGATTCAAACTGCGGTGGAAGGCTTTGTGCCAACAGAAATGCAGCGGGGAGATCGCCTCGTGGATATTCGGGTGCAATTGGATCAAGATGACATAAATCAACCGGATCAGTTGGCCCAAATTCCCCTCTTTGTCCCCAATAATCGCCCGATTCGCCTTGGAGACATTGCCGAAATCAAAACTGGTCTAGCCCCGGCCGAAATTCGCCGCATCAATCAACAGCAGGTTTTCATGATTGCTGGTACCTTGGCAGAAAAGGCGAGTTTGAGTGCAGCCATTCAGGAGGTGCGGGAAATTATTCAAGGACTAGAGCTCCCTACCGGAGTCAGTGTTCTCCCCAGTGCAGCAGACCAGACCAATCAACAACTTCAATCGGCATTGGTGATCTTAGGGAGCTTGGCTGCCTTTCTCGTTTTCGTGGTCATGGCGGTGCAGTATAACTCTCTGCTGGATCCGCTTGTAATTATGCTCACCATTCCCTTAGCCCTATCTGGGAGCATCTGGGGCCTGGCGATCACGGGGACAGCGATTGGGGCCACGGTCATTGTTGGTGGGGTGCTATTGGTGGGGATTGTCGTTAACAACGCGATTATTCTCGTGGAGCGCGCCAATCAAATTTATGCTGAGGAAAACTGCTCGCGCCGTTTGGCCATCCTCAAAGCTGCCCCAGAACGGCTACGCCCAATTTTAATGACCACCATAACTACGGTGATTGGGATGTTTCCCTTGGCTTTGGGGATGGGAGAAGGGTCAGAATTTTTGCAGCCGTTGGGGATTGTGGTTTTTGCGGGTCTGGCTGTAGCAACGCTATTAACCCTGTTTATCATTCCCTGCTTCTATGTAATTTTGCACGGGCTTGGCCAGTCAAAACCTGAGATCGCGGCTGTACCCGGATCGGATGAGATCATGCCCCGTTCTCACTAA
- a CDS encoding thioredoxin family protein, whose translation MKSVSKINFNQEVIQSHLPVVVSFWAPWCGLCRLIEPILQQIQANGTIPLKVVRINADENFHLARQYRLQSLPTLLLFEGGELRERFDPQSVKGDLRAAVQQLVESLSRQPCLQKD comes from the coding sequence GTGAAATCTGTTAGTAAAATAAATTTTAATCAAGAAGTTATTCAATCCCATTTGCCAGTTGTCGTCAGTTTTTGGGCTCCTTGGTGTGGGCTGTGTCGGTTAATTGAACCTATCCTCCAGCAAATCCAGGCCAATGGAACGATTCCCCTGAAAGTTGTGCGGATTAATGCGGATGAGAATTTTCACCTAGCCCGTCAATATCGCCTCCAAAGTCTGCCCACCTTACTCCTGTTTGAAGGGGGGGAACTTCGAGAGCGGTTTGATCCCCAGTCTGTTAAGGGGGATCTGCGGGCTGCTGTTCAACAACTGGTTGAGTCTCTGAGTCGTCAACCTTGTCTCCAGAAAGACTAG
- a CDS encoding IS630 transposase-related protein gives MAYSADLRKKAIEAVAQGAVKAQLCKTLNINRNTLDLWINQYLETGSFAPRSYHHQRRKPKIKDLDKFKDFVLKNSDKTQAQLAKLWGDNLNQQDVSRALKRLNISRRTQVGRNKKKV, from the coding sequence ATGGCTTACAGTGCAGATTTACGCAAGAAAGCAATAGAAGCGGTGGCTCAGGGAGCAGTCAAGGCCCAACTCTGTAAGACTCTGAATATTAACCGCAATACCCTTGATCTATGGATTAACCAATATCTGGAAACGGGTTCTTTTGCACCGCGCTCTTATCATCATCAACGGCGCAAACCAAAAATCAAAGATCTGGATAAGTTTAAGGATTTTGTGCTTAAAAACAGTGATAAGACCCAAGCGCAACTGGCAAAATTATGGGGAGATAATCTGAATCAGCAGGATGTGAGTCGAGCTCTCAAGCGTCTCAATATTAGCCGCAGAACCCAAGTTGGCCGCAACAAGAAAAAAGTTTAG
- a CDS encoding YegS/Rv2252/BmrU family lipid kinase codes for MSQPTLAFGCDLSGRHELAEFLQAHAVFLRRFRLLIPRDLEVLLPDHLHACPGIEFLPEVGQGAEIMITAKILAQEITAVFWWGDYWPGQSGEMDLIIRYCAREDIPLSLNAATAWAILTKAARYPHACLIFNPVAGQGDARQTLLQIRSLLKPYFHLTVLTTTPTSSAESLVKQALESEMDTILAAGGDGTISAVAHALVGTNIPLGVIPTGTANAFGSALGLPGIIPAACEVIIAGHTRQVDIAACEVRGGDDSVCKQTMILLTGIGFEAETVERANREVKDRFGSLAYIWAGVQQFQSQFPFTAELVVDGQTTEITAAAITVANAAPITSVLAYGTGDVIMDDGLMDITIVAPADRLQAFNSLLELFGSAIRKVAPNRDDIIGLRGKTLEIKTDPPQKVVVDGEILGTTPLTMKTIPQGLVVFAPF; via the coding sequence ATGTCACAGCCAACCCTTGCTTTTGGTTGTGATCTCAGTGGCCGTCATGAACTGGCAGAATTTCTCCAGGCCCATGCCGTTTTTCTGAGACGATTTCGCCTTTTGATTCCCCGAGATTTGGAGGTTTTGCTGCCGGATCACCTCCATGCTTGCCCTGGAATTGAGTTTCTGCCAGAGGTGGGACAAGGGGCAGAGATTATGATTACAGCTAAGATTCTCGCTCAAGAAATAACCGCTGTGTTTTGGTGGGGAGATTATTGGCCTGGACAGTCCGGGGAAATGGACTTAATCATTCGCTATTGCGCCCGTGAGGATATTCCCCTGTCCCTCAATGCCGCCACGGCCTGGGCTATCCTAACCAAGGCGGCCCGTTACCCCCATGCTTGCTTGATTTTTAATCCGGTGGCTGGCCAAGGGGATGCGCGCCAAACTCTCTTACAGATCCGGAGTCTGCTGAAACCCTATTTTCATCTCACTGTTTTAACCACAACGCCGACGAGTAGTGCTGAAAGTCTGGTCAAGCAAGCACTGGAGTCAGAAATGGATACAATTTTAGCCGCAGGGGGCGATGGGACTATTTCCGCCGTTGCCCACGCGCTGGTTGGGACGAATATTCCTTTGGGGGTAATTCCCACAGGGACAGCTAATGCCTTTGGCTCGGCTTTGGGTTTACCGGGAATCATTCCTGCGGCCTGTGAGGTGATCATTGCAGGCCATACTCGCCAAGTTGATATTGCGGCCTGTGAAGTGAGGGGGGGGGATGATTCTGTCTGTAAACAAACCATGATTTTACTAACAGGAATTGGCTTTGAGGCGGAAACGGTGGAGCGGGCCAATCGGGAAGTAAAGGATCGCTTTGGCAGTTTGGCCTATATCTGGGCGGGGGTGCAGCAATTTCAATCTCAGTTCCCGTTTACGGCCGAGCTAGTGGTAGATGGACAGACAACGGAGATTACGGCGGCCGCGATTACGGTGGCCAATGCAGCTCCAATAACCTCAGTGCTGGCCTATGGAACCGGAGATGTGATTATGGATGATGGGTTGATGGACATTACGATTGTCGCGCCAGCCGATCGCCTCCAGGCATTTAACTCTCTCTTGGAATTGTTTGGCAGTGCCATTCGCAAAGTTGCCCCAAACCGAGATGACATCATTGGCCTGCGGGGCAAAACCCTAGAGATTAAAACTGATCCGCCCCAAAAAGTTGTTGTTGATGGGGAAATTCTTGGGACAACACCCCTGACGATGAAAACAATTCCCCAAGGCCTGGTTGTCTTTGCTCCATTTTGA
- a CDS encoding undecaprenyl-phosphate glucose phosphotransferase encodes MIYNRHGFLQNNASLISLLQQVLDPFIAILLIKFIDFLVDEPKSIALHDWFLMIISFLLIIVAFDFGGVYYRYRTTPIFNRIIKIFFSWFLVLTILSFIGFITKSSDLFSRTVIIIWAVLTPFVISGLHILVGLFLSRVRAMGFNRRTAIVIGMNSASAELVDRLGQTPHIGINVKGFFVHSRFPELSDHPSVLGDFSDVRDYVKTKFPDIVYITHPLEDSETIANLIEQLQDTTACVYCIPNSLILNLLNSRLYELNGMPLIALWEVPFTQVQYALKRLFDIGFSSIALLFCLPIFAIIILAIKLTSPGPVFFQQDRYGLNGRKIKVLKFRTMRVMENDQVVIQAKRNDPRVTSIGKFLRKTSLDELPQFINVLRGDMSVVGPRPHAVAHNELYRKKIQGYMLRHKIKPGITGWAQVNGSRGETDTLDKMQKRIDYDLEYLDNWSLWLDIKIIIKTVAAVFARQNAY; translated from the coding sequence ATGATTTATAACCGTCATGGTTTTTTACAGAACAATGCTTCGCTGATTAGCCTTCTTCAGCAAGTCCTAGACCCATTTATCGCTATTCTGCTCATTAAATTCATTGACTTTTTAGTGGATGAGCCGAAGTCTATTGCTCTACATGATTGGTTCTTAATGATTATTAGCTTTTTGCTTATTATTGTTGCTTTTGACTTTGGTGGAGTTTACTATCGCTATCGGACAACTCCGATTTTTAATCGAATTATTAAGATATTCTTTTCTTGGTTTTTGGTACTTACGATACTCTCATTCATTGGCTTTATTACGAAGTCCTCAGACCTATTTTCCCGAACGGTTATCATTATTTGGGCTGTTTTAACGCCATTTGTAATTTCTGGGTTACACATCTTGGTAGGCTTATTTCTCAGTCGTGTGCGGGCCATGGGCTTTAATCGGCGCACCGCAATTGTGATTGGGATGAATTCAGCCAGTGCGGAGTTAGTCGATCGCTTAGGTCAAACCCCCCATATTGGGATTAATGTCAAAGGCTTCTTTGTCCATTCTCGCTTTCCAGAGTTAAGTGATCACCCCAGTGTGCTTGGTGATTTTAGCGATGTCAGAGATTACGTCAAGACTAAATTCCCTGATATTGTCTATATCACTCATCCTCTTGAAGATTCGGAAACAATTGCTAACTTAATTGAGCAGTTACAGGATACAACTGCTTGCGTTTACTGTATTCCTAATTCCTTAATTCTTAACCTCCTTAACTCGCGCTTGTATGAGTTAAATGGAATGCCTCTAATTGCACTCTGGGAAGTCCCATTTACCCAAGTTCAATATGCATTGAAACGCCTTTTTGATATTGGGTTTTCCTCAATCGCTCTGTTGTTCTGTTTACCCATTTTTGCGATTATTATTTTGGCAATTAAGTTGACATCCCCAGGCCCCGTATTTTTTCAACAGGATCGTTATGGACTGAATGGAAGGAAGATTAAAGTCTTAAAATTTCGGACTATGAGGGTGATGGAAAATGATCAAGTGGTGATCCAGGCCAAGCGGAATGATCCCCGTGTCACATCCATTGGCAAATTCTTGAGAAAAACGTCCCTAGATGAGCTACCCCAATTTATCAATGTCTTGCGGGGAGATATGAGTGTGGTTGGCCCGCGTCCCCATGCCGTTGCCCATAACGAACTATACCGGAAGAAAATCCAAGGTTATATGTTGCGCCATAAGATTAAACCTGGGATTACGGGCTGGGCCCAAGTCAATGGCTCCCGTGGTGAAACAGATACCCTCGATAAAATGCAAAAGCGCATTGACTATGATCTAGAATACCTGGATAACTGGTCTCTCTGGCTCGATATCAAGATTATTATTAAAACTGTTGCTGCCGTCTTTGCCCGTCAAAATGCCTACTAA
- a CDS encoding NnrU family protein — protein sequence MVGFLLMFAMAHSGLAALRLSLEKRVGARLYRVGFALVSLTLAVAMIGYFLAHRYDGVQLWQVQNVPGIPGLVWILSAISFLFLYPATFNLLEIAAIQKPQVHLYETGIIRVTRHPQLWGQVIWCLAHTLWLGTSFTLITSLGLIAHHCFGVWHGDRRLELRYGPAFLAVKERTSVIPFLAILQRRQTFMIQEFFKLAYVGVAIFIGLLWWAHPWLYRAGSAIHW from the coding sequence ATGGTTGGTTTTTTACTCATGTTTGCCATGGCCCATAGTGGCCTGGCGGCATTACGACTGAGCCTGGAAAAACGCGTCGGTGCAAGACTTTATCGGGTTGGCTTTGCCCTCGTAAGTCTTACCTTAGCCGTAGCCATGATTGGTTATTTCTTAGCCCATCGCTATGACGGGGTGCAATTGTGGCAAGTTCAAAATGTTCCCGGAATCCCTGGCCTGGTCTGGATCCTTTCCGCCATCTCATTTCTATTTCTCTATCCAGCCACCTTTAATCTTCTCGAAATCGCTGCCATTCAAAAACCTCAGGTTCACCTCTACGAAACTGGCATTATTCGCGTCACCCGCCATCCCCAACTCTGGGGGCAAGTCATTTGGTGTCTGGCCCATACTCTTTGGCTAGGAACCTCCTTTACTCTCATTACCTCCCTGGGCTTGATTGCCCACCATTGTTTTGGGGTTTGGCATGGGGATCGCCGTCTTGAACTCCGTTATGGCCCGGCTTTTTTAGCGGTCAAGGAGCGGACTTCTGTGATTCCTTTTTTGGCGATTTTGCAGAGGCGACAGACATTCATGATCCAGGAGTTTTTCAAGCTAGCCTATGTAGGCGTGGCTATTTTTATTGGTTTGCTCTGGTGGGCCCATCCTTGGCTTTACCGTGCAGGATCCGCCATACACTGGTAG
- the accD gene encoding acetyl-CoA carboxylase, carboxyltransferase subunit beta — MSLFDWFANRKKDAPLPATQQEREIADGLWSKCPACGVMTYTKDLRANQMVCPECHHHNRVTSDERIRQLIDPGTWTTLDEQLVSCDPLQFKDRKPYQDRLKEYQAKTGLKDAVQTGLGKIEGELVALGVMDFRFMGGSMGSVVGEKITRLIERATGDNRPVIIICASGGARMQEGMLSLVQMAKTSAALERHRESRLLYIPVLTHPTTGGVTASFAMLGDIILAEPKATIGFAGRRVIEQTLREKLPDDFQTAEYLLQAGFVDAIIPRTQLKSTLARLIRLHTSPKPHHSLVPPTLSIPSIVQ, encoded by the coding sequence ATGTCACTTTTTGATTGGTTTGCCAACCGCAAGAAAGATGCCCCCTTACCCGCCACCCAACAAGAACGGGAAATCGCCGATGGTCTTTGGAGTAAGTGCCCGGCCTGTGGGGTGATGACCTACACCAAGGACTTACGGGCCAATCAAATGGTTTGCCCTGAATGTCACCACCATAACCGTGTCACTAGCGATGAGCGCATTCGTCAACTCATTGATCCTGGCACTTGGACAACCCTGGATGAACAGCTAGTCAGTTGTGATCCGCTCCAGTTCAAAGACCGTAAACCCTATCAAGATCGCCTCAAGGAATACCAGGCCAAGACGGGGCTAAAAGATGCGGTGCAAACGGGGTTAGGGAAAATTGAAGGTGAACTTGTTGCCTTAGGGGTGATGGATTTCCGCTTCATGGGTGGCAGTATGGGATCCGTGGTCGGCGAGAAAATTACCCGCCTGATTGAACGGGCAACCGGAGATAATCGCCCCGTGATTATTATCTGTGCCTCCGGTGGAGCCAGGATGCAAGAGGGAATGTTGAGTTTAGTCCAAATGGCTAAAACCTCCGCAGCCTTGGAGCGGCATCGAGAATCCCGGTTACTCTACATCCCCGTCTTAACCCATCCGACAACCGGGGGAGTCACGGCTAGCTTTGCCATGCTCGGCGATATTATTCTGGCTGAACCCAAGGCCACTATTGGCTTTGCTGGGCGACGGGTGATTGAGCAAACCTTACGAGAAAAGCTCCCCGATGACTTTCAAACGGCGGAATACCTCCTCCAGGCCGGGTTTGTGGATGCCATTATTCCCCGTACTCAACTGAAATCTACTTTAGCCCGCTTAATTCGGCTTCATACCTCCCCTAAACCCCACCATTCCCTTGTTCCCCCCACATTGAGCATTCCTTCTATCGTTCAGTAG